gatattgttatcaatcatataacTGATCTCCAGAGTTGAATATATTCTTGCTTTCCTGGTGAGAGATCCTTTGAGATCCAAAtgttgatttgtgatgaatgtcggctttcacccaGTCTTGAACTTtgattcctgaaagcccaaaGCCTTTCTTCTTAACCTTTCCTTTGCaaaaaaaaaaaccgaaacctgCCACCTAGAGAAGtaaagtagaatgccttaaaAGCAGTAATGGTATATTATTGTTATTGTATCGTATAACtgtcatatagttacttgctgagttttatactcatatattttactttgttctaaccatgacagttaagtaagaggatggccagacttagacgcactgctcgtaagagcgaACCTGGTGGTGTCTAccgtgttgtaggcttccagatgccagaacAGATAGTACATGGTGTGTTTGTGAGCAAGTGTTTAGTGGATGGTTGTAATGATACATTGGGTTATCTGTCtgttccaagtcggaatcgattgtgtaatttatatattatggttggtagttgtaatttatatattatggttgatagttgtaatcttgtctcaaattTAATCTTGttagatcctgttagtagttaatagGGATTTATGCTTATTTATTGTTGGTTTAATGTTGTGTAgatcctcatttcctaaccccgagattgagggcgtcaaaCGTATGACGGGGGAATTGAGATAAAATTAAGTGACttttgaagatagtgtgttcatgtgcatgttttattatttctGTTAAAGCATTCTTTCTCTTCaagttagattactttgttcaccacttccataacagttcaaaaagcttaaaataattcaaaatacattcaccccctttgtgttgtattcattacctaacagtcaTGTTTGGCTCGAAAATCTTGAAAATCGAGATGATTTGAGGGCGTTATGGGGATATCGGAATTGGCCGGAGTTCTTAAATTCGCCGGTCGGAATATGAGTTGCTAATTTTCTATGGCCTGTACTTGACTTCTTTTATCACCCTCAACCTCCCAACTTCATTTGATATTGTTAATCCCGTTAAGTCTAATTTGACGGAAGTCATTTATCTGTTTAAATATTACAAATTGCAGtaatcaaaaatataaaatttgtaacAAGCATCAATAAAgtgaaaaaaataatttttatggCACTACAACGCAAATTactctaaattaataaaaaactaAAATATTTTCGCACGTATGTGTCGATTGAATGTATCACTTGACACTTGTTATTGTATTATACAAAGGAAAATAAAAGATAAAAATCCGATAAAATAATACTAGTATCATGTAAACTAGACAAACACATCGAAGTGAGATAAAAATGTATTTTAATTGAAGAACAGAGTGTGAACTGTGAAATCTTAAGGATCGTAATAATCCACAAAGCTTGATTGAATTATTGGTATTGGTAAGATAGCAAGCATGATAAGTACTACGAATGCAAACATTGTTGTCACTCTGCTAACTTTTTAAAACCCAATCCTTCATTTTCTCATAAATACATACGTGCACCAATTTAAATGGTCCTTATTCCTTCCACTTCAATCATAGTCTTCCTAACTATACCTTTCAGGCAAAGAATACTCATCCAAATTTTTAACCATTTGATCAAACAATATCTCAAGAAGTTAATTTATCTTATATGTTTGGACAGCCTCTCTCTTTTGTTGAAATAAGACCGAGTACATCTTATCCTGTTCAGACCCCGAGACTCTGCTTTAAGCGGGATAAGAGAGTACGTCCGTTTATCAAACAGAATCCCATTCTATAGTTACATAGATTTCTGCAACCCCAACTCTCTAGTTTTACTacatagatttcaaataattacTACCAGTACTACTTTTTAACAGTGAACAAGTAAGGTAGCTGCTAGCCTGCTACCAACTCTTGAATGCTTGTGGGAACACAATTAGTACAACACAGAGAAACAAACAGGTCTCACACTTTGTCAGTAAGAGTGAGGCTACTTTAAAGGATGGGTTTGTCCTTACATTCCCTTATTTAGAAAAAACTTATCTCATTTGCACACCTATGTTTACTATTTTTCCCCACTTTCATTTCACATGCCATGATGCCACCCACATTCAACCAGGCATTCATATTACTAATAATTATTCAGTTGTTAATAATGACAGCTGCATCATATATGCATAATCCCAAACACATACCTACAAACAATTCATGTCTTTAACAAACGATTGTTAATATCATGACGCGATATGCGAATGGGGAAAAGTAAGTGTTATTGAGATAATAAAAATGATAGAATATGTTGCAATAATCATCCACAAAAAAAGTGAGGCATATGTTAAGTAATAAATTGCTTTAAAATCTTAATATCAATATCAATacaaaatttatattaaattaatgGGACGGGGACGTGATAACTCGAATCTGAGTCTATTCCTAAACCGAGATTCGTGTTATCTAAAAACCTTAGTGTGACACTAAGGCCAATGCATGTGGAGAGGAGAGGTCTTATATAGATGTGGGGACACCAAAACAGAGCTTACATAATTTACAGCACATTGTCCATTCAATTGTTTTGGACAAACTCTAGTTTAGATAGGAGCAAGCAATAGTACATATACAATATAGCTCTGTTGCATTATTAAGCTAGCTAGCTATTCATGAGATTCCCGGTACCACCATTGTAACTCAGGACAAAAATCTAATGAAAACCCATCTTTGTAACCAATGACACCCTGAATACACTCTCACCTTTTCTCCACCACCACAGGATATGTCATCTTCACTGTCACAGTTTATTGGCCATAAAGTGCTTACTTTCTCAGTTAAAACTGAAAGTAAACATCATACTATTCTACTACTACTATCAACATATTGAATACATGCAGCTATGTGATTTACATTTATCTAACAAAAGCAAGGTGGCACCAAAAATATAGCCTTACAATACCAGGCCAAATTCACAGCAGACACTGTTTAACAAATGGTTGCTCACAGATATAAAGAAGAAATTGATTGATCTCACATGAACTTCAAAACAAATGAAATAGACAACTAGGAacatatatattttcctttttgGGGTTCTATAATCAAAATTCCCACGCGCCACTAAAGTCCTAACTACCTTCCATGTGAAGATAGTCTTGGAAAAGGCTTAAAATTTCAATGCCGTTAAGATTCTGGTTTTGGGAGTGAAATAAAATGGTTGAGATTAGGAACGCCTACACTTACCTTACGCTAACTCAAAAAATATTGCGGGAAATAAACCCCTTGCCCTACAAAAGATTTAACGTCATAAAAATCTTGCGGGAAATAAACCCCTTCCACCGTAAATCGAGAAGGCGTAGAATAGATTGACTCAGATTCAGACTCCTTTCCAATGTAGTCGGTCACCAATTTTCCATATACACATGGGATTGTTCTTGGGATCCCCAAAATAACTAAAGATTCTTAACACTAACTGATAAAAGTATCGTAGTTAGCCTCAAGCTATTCATACATATTACCCTTCTTATCACATAAGTACCACATTTCACAGAAAAAAGCAAGATATCAGAAAAAGGATAAGGTAGAAGAGTGTGGTAAACAGTAAAATGTTTTAATTTCAGATAATAATAGcagataaataaaaaataaaaataaaaagggTAAGAATAGGAACATAACATCAAGAACTTGAATCAGGCATGTCTTGATCAAGCTGAGGCGTCGTACTGGAACCAGCTCCAGAACTCGAGCCACCGCCTGAAAGAAGATCAGCTAATGCAGCCATCGCGCGTATTTGCATCTCCAAAGCAACAATGTAATCAGCTGTTTCTTCTAAAACAACCGGGAACGGTTCTTTCCTACAACCAGGAACTAACCGCCCGAGAACCTTAGCTTTTCTCTGGACAGCTGGCAAATTCTTCGATTTCAGCTTCAACACACTAACTTTCGGCTTTCTTACTGATCTGCGATCAGCAGTTACCACTTTATGTTTTCTAGACTTTTTCATAAACTTGAGCTTCAGCCTGTTGGTGAGAATTGCTCGGCTCCACCTGGTTTTTCCTTTAGCCGTAGTAGCCAGGACTCGGTAAGCTGTATCGCGAACAGCTCTACTACGGCTTGGTATAGAATTAGGAGACGAGTCGAGACGAACCTGACGGAGAGCCTGGATGAGCTTAGAAGAGTAAAGTTGCTGCTGAGTTTCGGATTTCCATGAAATTTGATTGTTTTCAGGGATTTGAGACTGATTTTTGAGTAGGCttctcttctttttcttttttcgcGATGATGAGGTCGTTGCTGGATTCGAAATCACAGTTGATGCCATTGATTCCGAAGCTTTTTGAAACAGGATCGAATCAAATTAGCTATAAAATCAATCATATGAGAATAATTTAGGTACGAATAACAAGAATCGAAAAATGAGAGAGGATATACATAGGCATAGCAAATGATTTGAATATGTTCAGAACAGAATCTAAAAACGATCAAGAATTATTAGTACATGATAAATTTATGTACAAGTCCGTGAAACCAAAATTAAAATGAGAAGTGAGAAGTAATACGGTTTTTAACCGAACGCGATCACATAAATCATTAAAGAAAATTAAACACACACATGATCACAtaaattattagagaaaaatatatatatatattacctTCCAGAACCGAAAATGATCTATCTGATGCACGTAGCAGACTCCGGTATCAATAGTACGGTGTTTATAAATAGTTTGATACAGAGAGAAGTGGTCGTAAGAAGTTTAGGAAGAGGAAGGTGGGCAGTGTTGGTGGGGGAGGCTTTAAAAGAAATGCTTTTGGCATAACAAACAGAGTTTGCTTAATTGCCTTTGGCCTTTGAATGAATGGCTCTTTCTTTATCTTctatatttattttgataattattgttTGATTATAATGTCCACCTACTGTTAATGCGTTCTTTATTTATTTGGCGCCTCCTGCTACATGTAACATGCCTACATCTCACCACTTCCTTTCCTCTTCTCCCCTGTTTATCTTGTCGTCCACCACGTCTAACTTAATGACGAAAACTGATATCTCATATACTATATACGATAATGCTATTATGAAGTATTTTATAAATTCAGAAAAATGCCCTTAAGTACATACTTAGAGGAGTTACAATAGTACGTAGTGTAttttaataatagaataaaattaaattatttgaGTACGTACTTAGGAACATCAAACTCTTATATAATTACTGCTAAGATGACAAATAACGTCCACATCCTACAAATTCCATTACAGACCTAAGGGTTGAAGAAAGAAAATTAGAAGGCCCTACTCCATCCAACTCCgatatatataaaaatacataCACTCATGTTTGGTTTTACTTGAGGAAAACATAAAAAAGCTGTCTAGTAGTTCAAAGAATTAGAAAAGATAAAGCAAGAAAATTAGCACATGGCAAACAAACTACTGTTTGATCCTAAGAATGCTTAGCTTCAAAGTAAGGTCAAAACTGTTTTTGAGTTGTGACTATTGTATTACGCACTTGGTTTGCATAATCATTTCCTCAGTTTCTCAAACTACGGAAACAAATTTTCTATAGCTAATAAATATGTTAATCTCTACGTATAACTTACCCTCATTAAATATAATTTTGCTTTTAATAACGACAATCTTGCAATAAGTTGAAGTTTTCGACTACCCCATTTTGTGCATGTACACGAGAAATTGGGTGTTTAACTGTATAGCTTACCATCGTTAAATTTTGATGTAATGGAAAAATACTCGAATACATTTGAGTTGGTTAGATCAAATTTTGGTGAGATATATATGCCATCTTATCAATCTcgcaagataataaaataaatgcATAGTTTTCAGAGATGGAGTGGTTAAAGTTGATGAAGTATTCATAACAAGAGACCAAAATGTACTAGTGTCAGGCTTGGTTAGAGCAAATCAGAACATTGATTGGTTGGAATCTAATGAAAAATATGCAACTGTTTTTGAATGCGTCACAAATCTGTCTACATTCTTTACAAGGATAGCTATTCACAAACTTTCTTACCATTCAAAACCCAAGGCCAACAGTTGCTCTAAAATGGCATTCTTGAGATCTAGTAGCTTGTTTCCAAGCCTGTTTCATTTGTTGTCATGCCTACGCTAACAAATAACTAGTCACTCTTGTGAAAACAGAATTAAATTGTTAGGATATTACAAGTAGAAAGAGACTAAGATATGATCATGTACAAGTCTCCAAAACCAACTACCTCACATACACATACACAGATATGTACATATTTACAACAATGCAGCCCCAGTAAGAGTCGTGGCTTCATTATAGATACTCTGAATCTGAGGATTCTCATAAAGACAGACCTCTCAACATGATCAGTATGTTGGActaataatattttaacatgtgCCCATTATTTGGGCACCATCTCTTTCACCTTCCTAGTAAGAGAGATATAATTACATGTGAATCATACATATTTTCTTATTTGACTTGGGCTTTTGTCAAATAATTCGAATACGCTAATAAAAAAAAGAGAGATATTTTTTTCTAACAATGACAAACTATACTTATCTACAGGTCATTAGGTTAAAATGCATCCCAAAATTGAGCAAATCATATGAAGTATACATACTATTTTTACAGCATTGTACTAATCTATTTATGATTGAGTGCAGAGTGCAGTACTATGCACAGACTATGATATATGACATACttttatttttaagattttaaccTCCGAGTTTGTGTTTCTGTAatactttttttttaaaaataaataaaagaattGGACAGACATGAGGTGTTGGAATCCACTAATTGGCAGGTTTTTGGGCCCATAAGTTTTTTTTGCTTCTCATTCCATGAAATGATCATTGAGGGGCGATCATGCACAAAAGAAAAGGATATGCAGAAGAGATGCATGTGCTTTGTTTATCTGGATCCTTTTTATCTCATGCTTTGTTTTGTCTATTTTGCTAGGGGGGTTTTGGAATCTTATGCTATAGCGTGGTCTGGCCATTTAAGCTCCACGCCTGCATTATAATGTACAATTCCCTTCAATTATCTGCAGTATTTACAAACCTCTCTACCTCCCCGGCTTTCCTACTAACGTGTTGTTCCCGAGTTTTGTTAGGAACGGAATTGAAGGAAAGCAAAGTGAAATAACATTCATATGTGTGCTCTCAAATTTTCATAACAGCAAGGCAAAGTAAAAGAAATGTGAAGGAAAAAAGACTTATAACAAGAACAAAGGATATCATTCAAAaacaataatataatttttaaaggcTTTCATTTGCTTCACTCCCCTCTTCATTTTATCTTTGGAGTGAAACCGTGAAAGTGAAGGTAATTTTTTCCTTTTATACTTAATTTTCTCCCTAGTTGAAACTCGAAAAAGAGTGAAAGTTTTACTCATTCATTCATGTGTGTACTTTCCTCCTTATTAAAGGATCAACCCTGAGcagttctgatagttctgatcAGTATTTCTACGGGGAACTGTAATATTCAGAATATAATTATATTAGTAATATGAAACACAAGTTTGGGTAATTATATAACTTGGGAAATGAGTTCTGAGGACCGAGTGTTGCAAGTACCATGTCTAGATCACTGCACAACATGCACTACATAATTGATCTAGATATTACAGTAAATCTCACCTCCCAAGTCCTATTGTTAGTGTATGCTCTATAAGAAAGACTCCAAGGAAATTGGGTTAATAGACTATCATGTCATTTCTGAAACAGCTCAAAAAAGCAATTAACAACGCAAATTCCACTCTTGTAACGTGAGTGTGTTTTCTACTGTGAGTTGTCTAAAAAGGGAGATCATGTTAGCACATTTTAAATTAATCAGGATTAGCATTTTAGTCTACGATCAAGAAATAGTCTAAATTTGGCTGCTTCCTGGAACAAGAGAATGATAGAACATGGGAAATGACAACTGGACATGCTTAATGATTGCGGTTCCAACATTTCATATTATATTTTGCATAATCATGAGCCTAATCCACATTCTCATCAAAATCATGGTTCCATGTGTATCTCTTCAACACCTTACACAATTGCCTAATAAAAATTCAAAACCAGAAAACACTAACAGAGCATATTCATGTGCCAGAGTGATTGCCCCCTACCGTGAGACACCATCTAACAGTAATCAATTTTTATTAAACAAAAGGAGAAGATATGGTCATTTTATTGCATATGGGCTAGCGATATATTATATTATCGAAAGTTCAATGTTGAAAAACTGGGTCATTTACTCTTCAAGTAATAAGTAGGGGTACTAAAACTAATCGTACTTAAAGATAGACTAATAGAGGATTAAAAACATTCCCAAAACAAAAGTTTCAGAACCACTGTTTAGTCCACAGTTAATGGTAATAATTAGAAAAGTGTTTTACCATAAGAGAAAAAGATATACAAAATATAAACTCTGTTTAATTTTGACCAGACAAAATGGTCTAAGTAGGTCATACAGCTGGTAAGTAAAAACTATTCAACCTTTTTGGGTCTTTTGAATTATTAAAGTTTTCTTGATTAGCCATTGCTATAGTGAAGGTTGTCTGAAAAAGATTAGCTAGACAATGTAAGTCCAAATACTTCAACAAACCGTAGACTTTGTTACACAGACTTGTATAAACAGCAAGAAGGATCTCAATCTTGAAAAGGAAGTTTTGGAGATAACCTTAGTGATACTCCTAAGTAATCATGGATTAGTCTATAAGCAAACTCTTTCTTTTCATAGTTAATTATAAAAACGAAACCATCCATAACCGGTACAGTACACTGTAAAAGATAAGGCACGGACAAGTATAGGCTTTCAGTAAAAGAAAAACCAATGTCAATTTCAAGCAACTTGGAGTCATTCTGTACATTAGGTCCTGAGCCGaactaaaaaatttaaaaaagacTTCACCTAATTAAATTAAATGTAGAGCACTCTAGTTGGCCAAGGACAAAATATACTTGTAAACTATAAACTTCTAGAGATACTACCATATCAGAGGGTTCCATTGTGACTTGTTCCACAAATAGTTTTACGCTTATAGTCTAGTGTTTGGCATTTGCATATCCAATCCCTTCTATTACAGCTGGATTATGCATTAGGTTAACGATAATCAAAATAATGGGTCCTTACGCAACAAGTGacaataaattaataaattatactTGTGTTTAGTTTATTAGTTAGACCGACTCAACACCTAGCTAATTGTCTCAATGACCAACACTAAGATCccatatatcaatcagatattgTCAGTTTCCTCTAATAACCAATTCAAAAGTGGCAGTCACAAGACTTTGTTTCATTGCAATTATTCATAAGAATCCATTATCTCATTGTTTCCTTGAATCTTACATTGGCACTAGAACACACCACCAAAAAGTTGTTTTTAGCATACAATAGTTTGCTCCCAAGTTTTATTAGTATAGCTCTTAAATTAAAATGTGGGCTCAACCAACAACATACATCTATTTTGATTTTAGATTGGTCTCTGAACCTTCATGTCTGCACAATGCACTGATGTGGCTGCTAAATACCTCTTGGCAGGTGGGGGGGGGGGGTTCTCTTCCTATTTTCAACATTCTGTCTTCATGGTAATCTGGTATGGGTCACGTCCTCATATTACTTAAAATGATATAAGAGAAATCTAGATATCTAGTGATTCAAGACATCTTATCGGACCAATGACACAAAACACACACATACTGTAAAACCTTTATAAATAAATAGATACCGGACTGGTATTTTAATTTAGATCATCCAGATTCTTAAGTTATCGGGCTCCAAATATACTATTTAATTATGTTGGCATTcgcaaaaaattattttatcaagtTTCTACTGTACTTATCTATTCTGTTCACAGCTGCGGAGGTACATAAAACATAACATACTCCGAATCACCTATGAGCCAAGAACATGTGCACCATACAATATACCTGATTGGCCTAACCTCTAAATTTATTCTGAGTCACAGATCGGACAAATGGTTATTACTTATGAGAAACCCATAAATGATTAGTTAACTTACCTGCAGTTACAATATTACACAGTAATTTACTAAAGTTTAGTTGGGAAAAATGAGAATCGCCGTAGTACAAAGTCTTAATTATGCTTTCTGTTTTAGAGTATTAACATATACAAAGATGCATCTGTACTTGAATAAATCCTGGTATGTACTCTTCATATAATAATAGCTCATACATAGTCATTGTTTAGAGCTTCTCAATGCTATTAATATATTATCCAAAGAGAGGTTTCCAACCAAGTATACAGAGGACTAAGATGGCTAAGTTTCCTGGTCTTTCCAAAATATGACAAGGACCCTGTTTCCTAATCAATGAGCATGTTAACAACCCATTGACTTAACTGTAAGTAATCAAGGAAGTGGAGCACAACCCAGGTAGTTATATAAACCAGATAAATAATAAGAATGTCCCTCAATACCAGAAATTCATTTGACTAGTATGTGACTTATAACACAGAGCTTAATATTAAATTTTCTACGAAGTTGATGCATGTGATCAATACATTTAAGAGGTATCCAAATAGGTCAGTGACTTAAGAAGACGAACCATTAGGCCACAAGGACAGAAAATGCCCATTGCATCCGGCAACCTACAGGTTGTAGTTTTTGAACGTTCATAAATCTAGTCTCAAGGTTACAACCGTAACATATTAGGACATATCAGAGCTTTGTTGTAGCTAGGTTATAAGATTATACCTAATAGTTGGCAGCTATGATCAGGCTTACATTTTCCAACTAGAACTAAAAGCCAGGGATAGCAAAATCAACTAAACTGAAATACTCAATAAGCTATCACGGTTACATGTGTGTTAAACTAACTCTACTAGAGTGCGAAACAGCTGATTTTATATGTTGTACAACATTAATTAGATGATGACTACTTACAGCCAACTATAGTGGCATTTTACATCTTTTTAAAGTGTGGAGTTATCTCCTAAAGTTAATTCAGTTTAAATAATCAACCTTCTTTAATTCTCAGAACAGTATAAATAAGCAACTGGACTCAAATTGTGATAAACTGATTCTAACAATACAAGTATACTTCTGAACCAGTGAACTTCCATGAATAATTTAAATGCACAAATAAGACATATATACAAACCAGTTCATTCCAAGAGCGGAAATGTAGCATACACCAACTGAGACTAGATTGTGTCCTAGAAAAACTGATGTAGACCTGAAGCATAACTGAGAGTATTGTTTACTTAAGCAAAATTTTATCTGAATGTAGTGGAACTTTAACGATATTTGGTTGATATGCAGGGCTTGTGTCCTTGTTTATAGGCTAGTGAATATATTACACATGGGGAAAGTAGCATGAACAATCCTTCAATTCAATGGAAATCGAAAAGTATGTATAGAAATCCATCCAAGCAAGAGTACTGTGATATTAAATCCATCTTATCAACAATTGTGACTGAGACTTTAGACTTTCATCATCAGTACTAAACATAGGTACGAGTAAACCATATGATACAGTTTTCAGTGCCACAGCTTGTGGAAAGTAAGCAAACATTAGTGAAGAAGTTACCTTTTAGGCTTCAATCAGTTTTGAAGTGGAATTATCATGTTGGCACAAGTCCATTGTAAGAGCTTCCGTCATCTGAACTGAAGATGAAAACTCCCACGCAAATGATCAACAGCATGAACAGCATTAAGGTGACAAGGAAAACCTTCCTGAGGACATTCATGACTTTCTT
This genomic interval from Apium graveolens cultivar Ventura chromosome 8, ASM990537v1, whole genome shotgun sequence contains the following:
- the LOC141678756 gene encoding transcription factor bHLH148-like, producing MASTVISNPATTSSSRKKKKKRSLLKNQSQIPENNQISWKSETQQQLYSSKLIQALRQVRLDSSPNSIPSRSRAVRDTAYRVLATTAKGKTRWSRAILTNRLKLKFMKKSRKHKVVTADRRSVRKPKVSVLKLKSKNLPAVQRKAKVLGRLVPGCRKEPFPVVLEETADYIVALEMQIRAMAALADLLSGGGSSSGAGSSTTPQLDQDMPDSSS